A region of Candidatus Roizmanbacteria bacterium DNA encodes the following proteins:
- the coaBC gene encoding bifunctional phosphopantothenoylcysteine decarboxylase/phosphopantothenate--cysteine ligase CoaBC — MSNIVVGISSGIAAYKIVDLIEILLKKNHAVDVMMTQKASYMISPGKIEEMTGRQVYINLFEDNFSYERVLKSRKVDHIELAKHADVFVIAPATANIIAKMASGIADDFLTTSLLATSSPVLICPSMNDVMWYHPATQHNLRRLESFGYEVFSPASGSLACGTEGIGRLQEPKDIAHEIDLVLNRTQKLRGKKVLVTGGGTIEPIDDVRVITNRGSGKMGKALAEICYRYGADVTFIHSEQSVKSHLPIRSIVFHSTQELAEIIEKEVKDADIMFHTAAVSDFTAERYKGKIESTEDINVELRPTPKIINKVKKWNPKITLIGFKAITSSNEDEIQKQATKLFENAHADTVIVNDVSRHDIGFESNENEVYVVTPDRKITKLEKASKIHIAEELLKKLL, encoded by the coding sequence ATGAGTAACATCGTTGTCGGTATTTCATCCGGAATTGCCGCATACAAAATCGTTGATCTGATCGAGATACTTTTGAAAAAGAATCATGCAGTTGATGTGATGATGACACAAAAGGCATCGTACATGATCTCTCCCGGGAAAATTGAGGAGATGACGGGAAGACAGGTCTATATCAATCTTTTTGAAGATAATTTTTCGTATGAACGGGTGCTGAAAAGCCGGAAGGTCGATCATATTGAGCTTGCAAAACACGCAGATGTTTTTGTCATAGCACCGGCAACTGCCAATATCATAGCCAAAATGGCAAGCGGGATCGCTGATGATTTTCTGACAACTTCTCTTCTTGCAACCAGCTCTCCTGTTCTGATCTGCCCTTCGATGAATGACGTCATGTGGTATCATCCGGCGACACAGCACAATCTGAGGAGGCTTGAATCGTTCGGCTATGAAGTCTTTTCTCCTGCTTCTGGTTCACTTGCGTGCGGTACGGAAGGAATCGGAAGACTGCAGGAACCAAAAGATATTGCTCATGAGATTGATCTTGTCCTCAACCGTACACAAAAACTCAGGGGGAAAAAAGTACTTGTCACTGGAGGAGGAACAATCGAGCCGATTGATGATGTCAGGGTGATAACGAATCGCGGCTCTGGAAAGATGGGGAAAGCTCTGGCAGAGATTTGCTATCGATACGGCGCCGATGTGACATTCATACACTCCGAACAATCAGTAAAATCTCATCTTCCGATCAGATCAATAGTATTCCACAGCACTCAGGAACTTGCAGAGATCATTGAAAAGGAAGTCAAGGATGCTGATATTATGTTCCATACTGCAGCAGTATCCGATTTTACGGCCGAGAGATACAAAGGGAAAATAGAAAGTACGGAAGATATTAATGTCGAACTGAGGCCTACACCGAAAATCATAAATAAGGTCAAGAAATGGAATCCCAAGATCACGCTTATCGGTTTCAAAGCAATTACTTCAAGCAATGAAGATGAAATTCAAAAACAAGCTACAAAACTCTTCGAAAATGCTCATGCCGACACCGTGATCGTCAATGACGTCAGCCGTCATGATATCGGATTTGAGTCAAACGAGAATGAAGTCTACGTCGTAACTCCTGATAGAAAAATTACAAAACTTGAAAAAGCGAGTAAGATCCACATCGCTGAGGAACTGCTGAAAAAACTTCTGTAA
- a CDS encoding serine hydroxymethyltransferase codes for MAHQDKQIYELIEKENYRQKTGIELIPSENYASEHVRKPLSSSFVNKYSEGYPKKRYYGGNENVDEVELIAQERAKKLFGVEYANVQPYSGSPANFAVYMATCQPGDTIMGQALVTGGHLTHGAHVSFSATYFNSVQYGVLQEKREKDGLFDFAAIRKLALEHKPKLIWVGASAYPLQIPFERFAEIADEVGAYLAADIAHIAGLVAGGQHPSPVPHVHIVTTTTHKTLRGPRGGIIMVTKKGLEKDPELPQKINKAVFPGLQGGPHDNQTAAIAVALYEASQPDFKKYAAQIVKNAQALAKTLKSGGINLVGEGSENHLILADLTKTHGAGAGYFAEYALDAVGLTMNKNTVPGEQSSPFYPSGIRMGTPAATTRGMKEKDMQFIGNIMLQVLEITKKYRLPDTKEKRLPYLKTFREEINAHSKLKKLKKEVEQMAVGFDIP; via the coding sequence ATGGCACACCAAGATAAACAGATTTACGAGCTTATCGAAAAAGAAAACTACCGTCAAAAAACGGGAATCGAACTCATTCCGTCTGAAAATTATGCCTCAGAGCATGTCCGCAAACCGCTTTCATCATCATTTGTAAATAAATACTCCGAAGGCTATCCGAAAAAGCGCTACTACGGCGGCAATGAAAATGTTGACGAGGTTGAGCTTATTGCTCAGGAACGGGCTAAAAAATTATTCGGTGTCGAATATGCCAACGTTCAGCCATATTCAGGCTCACCTGCCAACTTCGCAGTCTATATGGCAACTTGTCAGCCGGGTGACACAATCATGGGACAGGCACTTGTGACGGGCGGACATCTCACCCACGGCGCACACGTATCTTTCAGCGCCACTTATTTTAACAGCGTCCAGTATGGTGTTCTGCAAGAGAAACGTGAGAAAGACGGGCTCTTTGATTTTGCCGCTATCCGAAAACTGGCACTTGAGCATAAGCCGAAACTTATCTGGGTCGGAGCATCAGCCTATCCGCTGCAAATTCCTTTTGAGCGGTTTGCCGAAATCGCCGACGAAGTAGGTGCCTATCTTGCGGCCGATATTGCACACATCGCCGGCCTGGTGGCAGGCGGGCAGCATCCCAGTCCAGTTCCGCATGTCCACATCGTCACAACAACAACACACAAAACACTTCGCGGACCCCGCGGAGGCATCATAATGGTGACAAAAAAAGGGCTTGAAAAAGATCCTGAGCTGCCCCAGAAGATCAATAAAGCAGTATTCCCGGGTCTTCAGGGAGGTCCTCATGACAATCAAACTGCAGCCATTGCTGTCGCCCTTTATGAAGCATCTCAACCAGATTTTAAAAAATATGCGGCGCAGATCGTCAAAAACGCTCAAGCTCTCGCGAAAACATTGAAATCAGGCGGTATCAATCTTGTCGGCGAAGGATCCGAGAATCATCTTATTCTCGCTGATCTGACAAAAACTCACGGAGCCGGAGCAGGGTATTTTGCCGAATATGCTTTGGATGCTGTAGGTTTGACCATGAATAAGAATACCGTACCAGGTGAACAAAGCTCACCCTTTTATCCGTCAGGTATTAGAATGGGTACCCCTGCTGCAACAACACGGGGAATGAAAGAAAAGGATATGCAGTTTATCGGAAACATAATGCTGCAAGTCCTCGAAATCACCAAAAAGTACCGATTGCCTGATACAAAAGAAAAAAGACTTCCGTATTTGAAAACTTTTCGGGAAGAAATCAACGCACATTCTAAACTCAAAAAGCTGAAAAAAGAGGTCGAGCAGATGGCAGTAGGGTTTGATATACCGTAA
- a CDS encoding undecaprenyl/decaprenyl-phosphate alpha-N-acetylglucosaminyl 1-phosphate transferase gives MFTTAVIIIGASALISYLTTPFAIRVAKKYKLMTDVSTRTHPAHTHTGIIPRGGGIPIFISLLVCSLIFLPMNKIVSGILIANAFLLILGLLDDKYDVSPYLRFIMNLTISTMVVGFGLGIPFISNPFGDVIQLNIWKLTFDFFGVRNILILADILAVVWLSWMMNMVNWSKGVDGQLPGFVAITALFLGILSQRFVGHDIRAETVMILSFIVSGAYLGFLPFNFFPQRIMPGYGGGSMAGFLLGVLSILSFGKVGTAILVLAIPMIDAVYTIIRRLRHKKSPFRADWGHFHHRLIEIGWGKRRIAVFYWTISLILGITSLFLSGIEKFIAFITVGIVLVVFIIVIDRMKKLNAQYKQL, from the coding sequence ATGTTTACCACCGCAGTTATTATTATCGGCGCCTCTGCACTTATATCGTACCTTACGACACCGTTTGCCATCCGGGTGGCAAAAAAATACAAATTGATGACCGACGTCTCGACCCGCACCCATCCAGCACACACCCATACCGGCATTATTCCCCGCGGAGGCGGAATTCCGATTTTCATCTCCCTTCTCGTGTGCAGTCTTATTTTTCTACCGATGAATAAAATAGTTTCCGGGATATTGATTGCAAATGCGTTCCTGCTTATCCTCGGATTACTTGATGACAAATACGATGTCTCCCCGTATCTGAGGTTTATTATGAATCTGACAATTTCTACAATGGTTGTTGGTTTCGGATTGGGTATTCCTTTCATCTCCAATCCTTTCGGGGATGTCATCCAGCTCAATATATGGAAACTTACGTTTGATTTTTTCGGTGTGCGGAATATTCTGATTTTGGCTGATATTCTTGCTGTTGTCTGGCTTTCATGGATGATGAATATGGTCAACTGGAGTAAGGGAGTAGACGGACAGCTTCCCGGTTTTGTAGCAATAACGGCGCTTTTTCTCGGAATTTTATCGCAGAGATTTGTCGGCCATGACATCAGGGCAGAAACGGTTATGATTCTTTCATTCATCGTATCAGGTGCATATCTCGGCTTTTTGCCGTTCAACTTTTTCCCGCAGCGGATAATGCCCGGGTACGGCGGCGGTTCCATGGCTGGATTTTTGCTGGGAGTACTTTCGATTCTTTCATTCGGGAAAGTAGGAACTGCAATTCTGGTACTTGCTATTCCGATGATTGATGCTGTTTACACTATTATCAGACGGCTGCGTCATAAAAAATCTCCCTTCAGGGCCGATTGGGGTCACTTTCATCACCGCCTCATTGAGATCGGCTGGGGAAAGCGTCGTATTGCGGTCTTTTATTGGACTATTTCGCTTATTCTCGGCATTACCAGTCTTTTTCTGTCCGGAATTGAAAAATTTATAGCGTTTATAACTGTCGGGATTGTCCTGGTTGTTTTTATCATTGTTATTGACCGTATGAAAAAGTTGAATGCACAATACAAACAGCTATGA